The DNA segment CCCCCGCCTGCCGCGGCACCGCCGGCATCCGCGCCCGAGGGTGCGTTCGCGTCCGCCGGCCCTTCCGGCGTGCCGGACGGGACGGGTGTGGTGGGCGGGGCGCCAGGGCCGGCGGGACGTCCCGGGCCCTTGCCGGGGAGCGCCCCGGATCCGGCCTCGTCCGGCGTGTCGCCCCGGTTCTGCATGTGCCTCTCCGGTGTGTCGGTCATGGGCCCTCCACTTCCTCGTGCAGGCTCTGTGCGAGCCTGCGCAGCGCGGGGACGGCGGCGGCGATGGCGGCACGGTCGGCCTCGTCCAGCCGCGCCACCTGCTCCCGCACCAGCGCGCTGCGCCGCGCCTGCCAGTCCCGCAGCCGTGACTCGGCCGCCGCGGTGGGCCGCAGCAGCGCCGAGCGGCGGTCCTCGGGGTCGGTCTCCCGGGTCAGGTAGCCCGCCTGGCTGAGCTGGTTGACCAGGGTGGAGACCGAATTGCCCGCGAGATACAGCTCCTTGGCCGCCGCGGACACCCGGATGCCGGGCCGGGCGACGACGAGCCGCAGCAGTTCCACCTGCGCGCCGCGCAGCCGGGGCTCGGCCATGGAGCCGCGCAGCCGCCGCCGGATCAGCCGCTGGATCCCGGCCAGCGCGTCCGACAGCGCGTCCGCGAAGTCTTCTGAGGGCACCCGGAAAGATTAGCTCTGACAAAGAGCTATTGGCTACCGGAGATCCGCCGAGCGCTCCCGCCGCCGCGACCACCCGTCGCATAATGACGGCAGGGGCTCCAGGCTGCGCCGGTGTGGGGTGCGTTTCCCACGCCGGCGGCAACGGCATCGCGGCGGGAGGAGTGGCGTGACGGACGCATCGGATGCCGGACGCCCTCAGGAGACCGGCGAGTACGAGTTCGTCCGGGGCGCGGCGGGGCCGGCCTCGGCGGTGGTCTCCGCGGTGGGCTACCGCTCCACGGGCCTGGCGCCCTCACTGCACCGAGGGCTGCCGTCGCCCTATCTGACGTTGATCTTCTCGCTGGACGGCCCCGTGGTCGGCGGCAGCACCCCCGAAGAGGCGCTGGGGCCCGCGGCCGAGCGCCAGGACATCATGCTCGGCGGCCTTCACCAGAGCCCCGCGTACGTGGTGCAGCCCGAGCGGCAGGCAGGCATCCAGCTCGCCCTGCATCCGCTCGCGGCCCGGCGCCTGCTGGGCCTGCCCGCCGCGGCGCTGTCCGCCGACCTCATCACCTCGGGTGCGCAGGTGCTCGGGCCGGCCGCCGCGGAGGTCCACGAGCGTCTGTGCGAGCAGATCGGATGGGACGCGCGCTTCGCGATCCTGGCCGGGTACCTCCGGCGGCGCCTCGCCGGCGCCGAGTCCGCCCCCGCCGTGCGGCCCGAGGTGGCCGAGGCGTGGCGCTGGCTCGTTCGGCGCCGCGGAGCCGGAACGCTCGACGGCCTGGCCCGCCACGTCGCGCTCAGCCCGCGCCGCCTCACGGCCGTCTTCCGCGCCGAGACGGGCGTGAGCCCCAAGCAGGCGGCCCGGCTGATGCGCTTCCAGCACGCGCGCAGCGCCCTCGCCAGGGCCGTGGCCGCCGGGGCCCCGCAGGACCTCGCGCGCGTCGCCGCCGACTGCGGTTACTACGACCACTCCCACCTGGTGCGCGACTTCCGCCAGTACACCGGTGTCAGCCCCACCCGCTGGCTCGCAGAGGAGTGCCGGAATATCCAAGCCGGCGGGCAGCGGTACGGCGAAGAGTGGGAGACATGAACGACATCGAGACCACACAGACCACTCAGACCACACAGTCCGCGCAGGGTCCCCTGCGCCCGGCGAGCGTCTGGCCCACCCTCCAGGCGCACGACGCCCCGGCCCTGATCGACTTCCTGGTCGGCACCGTCGGCTTCCTGCGCACCGCGGTGTACGAGGACGGCGACCTGATCGCCCACGCCCAGCTCGACTGGCCGGAGGGCGGCGGGATCATGCTCGGCTCGTACCGCGGCGACACCACCGCCTGGTGCCTGGAGCCGGGCACCCTCGGCGCGTATGTCGTCACCGACCGGGTGGACGAGCTGTACGAGCGGCTCTCCGCCGCC comes from the Streptomyces sp. TS71-3 genome and includes:
- a CDS encoding VOC family protein → MNDIETTQTTQTTQSAQGPLRPASVWPTLQAHDAPALIDFLVGTVGFLRTAVYEDGDLIAHAQLDWPEGGGIMLGSYRGDTTAWCLEPGTLGAYVVTDRVDELYERLSAAGVRILREIEDQPYGSREFAIADPEGNKWSFGTYRGEPRVPPA
- a CDS encoding MarR family winged helix-turn-helix transcriptional regulator, coding for MPSEDFADALSDALAGIQRLIRRRLRGSMAEPRLRGAQVELLRLVVARPGIRVSAAAKELYLAGNSVSTLVNQLSQAGYLTRETDPEDRRSALLRPTAAAESRLRDWQARRSALVREQVARLDEADRAAIAAAVPALRRLAQSLHEEVEGP
- a CDS encoding helix-turn-helix domain-containing protein, which encodes MTDASDAGRPQETGEYEFVRGAAGPASAVVSAVGYRSTGLAPSLHRGLPSPYLTLIFSLDGPVVGGSTPEEALGPAAERQDIMLGGLHQSPAYVVQPERQAGIQLALHPLAARRLLGLPAAALSADLITSGAQVLGPAAAEVHERLCEQIGWDARFAILAGYLRRRLAGAESAPAVRPEVAEAWRWLVRRRGAGTLDGLARHVALSPRRLTAVFRAETGVSPKQAARLMRFQHARSALARAVAAGAPQDLARVAADCGYYDHSHLVRDFRQYTGVSPTRWLAEECRNIQAGGQRYGEEWET